The proteins below are encoded in one region of Malaclemys terrapin pileata isolate rMalTer1 chromosome 8, rMalTer1.hap1, whole genome shotgun sequence:
- the SOWAHA gene encoding ankyrin repeat domain-containing protein SOWAHA translates to MSVKLLILGTGGLLASVRGCSETTVMGAFNHISSRSGGRGSPRSPRAGCTSPGRRVPPTRCDASCSCCGQTLPLPSAALEAGDRAKPCDSWPLLRGVNSWQDPPPAGRSQRSPGQAQGAPQGSHPGASRLQIPDTSARGPSAAPAGSGCRAESRPRRQRSQVQGMAAPEPEPSRAALLGFLREHGGQVRSAELRDRFKPLLEAGEPGERAARRERFKALVNSVAVVKELDGAKFVVLRKKLRAQAAGEPGAGAQPPEAPPKGAGQSGAGGQGPPPAPPAAEDCESRSPKPVSELRGLFQSQDGETPEPPPGMPGLPRREAPQKPCMLPVRCPQPARGIEELPRQQEQLEDRARLQVGTLLDVPEPASPRSPHMKRRQVDEAGARSPHLRRVSKTQKVSEETGCTAAVPLESLEHEWLVKATAGQWSQRLHGLLLSDASLAGKRDFMSGFTALHWAAKSGNCDMVGKIIEVAKKGGTEIDVNAKSYGGYTPLHIAAIHGREDVITTLVKTYNVKVNLRDYSGKKPHHYLKEGSSYAVRHLLGDPDLHNSVGHAFPIKKNPKIAASILSSTSTFLGVLSDDMPFYDLSRGLKKTSSLNKLLNASAGSRKKPKTRGTFPSYSSLVEAVEEEQEEEATVKHRPVSELFFSH, encoded by the coding sequence ATGTCTGTCAAGCTGTTGATCCTCGGCACAGGCGGCTTATTGGCCTCAGTTAGGGGGTGCTCAGAGACGACGGTGATGGGCGCATTTAACCATATATCGAGCAGATCCGGGGGTAGGGGCTCCCCGCGGAGTCCCCGCGCAGGCTGCACAAGCCCCGGCCGCAGGGTGCCACCCACACGGTGCGATGCGAGCTGCTCATGCTGCGGCCAAACCCTTCCGCTGCCAAGCGCAGCCCTGGAGGCTGGGGACCGCGCCAAGCCCTGCGACTCGTGGCCTCTGCTCCGCGGCGTGAACAGCTGGCAGGACCCGCCCCCCGCGGGCCGCAGCCAGCGCTCCCCGGGGCAGGCACAGGGGGCGCCGCAGGGGTCACACCCAGGTGCGTCTCGCCTACAAATCCCAGACACCTCCGCTCGCGGTCCCTCCGCCGCCCCAGCGGGGAGCGGCTGCCGAGCAGAGTCGCGCCCGCGGAGGCAGCGCTCCCAGGTGCAGGGCATGGCCGCgccggagccggagccgagccgggcggCCCTGCTGGGCTTCCTGCGGGAGCACGGCGGGCAGGTGCGGAGCGCGGAGCTGCGGGACCGCTTCAAGCCGCTGCTGGAGGCCGGCGAGCCCGGGGAGCGAGCCGCCCGCCGCGAGCGCTTCAAGGCGCTGGTGAACAGCGTGGCCGTGGTGAAGGAGCTGGACGGGGCCAAGTTCGTGGTGCTGCGGAAGAAGCTCCGAGCCCAGGCTGCGGGGGAGCCGGGCGCGGGAGCGCAGCCCCCCGAGGCGCCTCCGAAGGGCgctgggcagagcggggcagGCGGACAGgggccaccccctgccccgccggCAGCCGAGGACTGTGAGAGCCGGTCCCCGAAGCCTGTGTCCGAGCTGAGGGGGCTGTTCCAGAGCCAGGACGGCGAGACGCCTGAGCCCCCCCCGGGGATGCCTGGGCTCCCCAGGAGAGAGGCCCCCCAGAAGCCCTGCATGTTGCCAGTGCGCTGCCCGCAGCCGGCTAGAGGGATTGAGGAGCTGCCAAGGCAGCAGGAACAGCTTGAGGACAGAGCCAGGCTGCAAGTGGGGACCCTGCTGGACGTCCCCGAGCCGGCCTCCCCCAGATCCCCGCACATGAAGAGGCGGCAGGTGGACGAGGCGGGTGCCAGGTCGCCCCACCTGCGAAGGGTGTCAAAGACTCAGAAGGTGAGCGAAGAAACCGgctgcactgctgctgttccCCTGGAATCTCTGGAGCACGAATGGCTGGTGAAAGCCACCGCTGGCCAGTGGTCGCAGCGGCTTCATGGCCTCTTGCTGAGCGATGCCAGTCTGGCAGGGAAAAGGGACTTCATGTCCGGGTTCACAGCTCTGCACTGGGCAGCTAAGAGTGGGAACTGTGACATGGTGGGGAAGATCATTGAAGTGGCCAAGAAAGGTGGCACTGAAATTGATGTGAATGCCAAGTCCTACGGAGGTTACACTCCCCTCCACATCGCTGCAATACATGGCCGAGAAGATGTCATTACCACTTTGGTCAAGACATATAATGTCAAGGTTAATCTGAGAGACTACAGTGGGAAAAAGCCACACCACTATTTAAAGGAAGGGTCCTCTTATGCAGTCAGGCATCTGCTGGGTGATCCTGATCTTCACAACAGTGTTGGACATGCCTTTCCAATCAAGAAAAATCCCAAAATTGCTGCTTCCATCTTGAGCTCCACCAGCACCTTCCTTGGAGTCTTATCTGATGACATGCCCTTCTATGATCTAAGCAGGGGTTTGAAGAAGACTTCTTCCTTAAATAAGCTCCTTAATGCATCTGCAGGCTCAAGGAAGAAGCCTAAGACTAGGGGGACTTTCCCCTCTTATTCTTCTCTTGTTGAAGCAGTGGAGGAAGAGCAAGAGGAAGAGGCCACAGTGAAACACAGACCAGTTTCTGAGCTGTTCTTCAGTCACTAG